Within bacterium, the genomic segment GTCCTCGAACCCGTGGTGCGGGATGACCCGCAGCCCTCCCGTCGCAGAGACAGGGGCCTGGGATTTCGCGACGGTGAACACGTGGAACGGCGCACTGTCATCGGAGCGGCGCGCCTCCACCCCCGGCACGAGACGGGTTCGCGAGAAGACCTCGAACGGACCGGCAAAATCTAGGACCTCGACGCCGTCGAAGATGAGGATGCCGACGTTCCATCTGCTGATGGTATTCATGGCCATGCCCTCCATACTCTCGCTGTACCTGGGACCTCATTACGGACGGAAGCGGGGTAGTCCTGCCGCGTGCCGTATTGACGGTGGGTGCAGGAGAACACCGTCGTTGCGCCGTAGCGCGTGGGTGATCAACGAGGCAACCTGAGGGACGCGACGGTTCCGGAGACCGGGACCCCGGCCAGATGAGGGGGGAACACCATGTCGGAGTTCACCATGCCCTCGGATGGATCGACTACCCGTCCAAGGTTCGTGAGCCGGCGGGCCGTGCTACAGGCCGGGCTCGGTGCCGTCGGCGCCGCGCTCCTCGCCGCTGGCGCGGCGGATTCTCCCGCGGAAGCGGCGCCAGGGCCCACTGACGAGGCGGGCCTGTACGCTGAAGCGAAAAGGGAAGGCAAAGTCGTCTGGTGGACGGCCCACTACCAGCTCGACGCGGCCGAGGCCGTGCGCGACGCGTTCGTCGCCAGGTATCCCGGCATCGAGTTCCAGTTCATCCGCCAGACGGCCCAGGTGGTCTTTCAACGCCTGACGCAGGATCTCAAAGCAAGTGTGCATGAGGTGGACGTCTTTGCCAGCACCGATGAAGCGCATTATCTGGTGCTGAAGAAGCAGGGCGTCCTCGCGGCGTATACACCGCTCGGTATCAACAATCTCCCCAAGACCTTCCAGAATGTCGATCCCGACGGCACGTATCACGTGGGGGCGTTGGGCTTTGTCTTGATCAATTACCACACGAAGCTGACCACCCCGCCGCAGAAGTGGACCGACCTCCTGGATCCCAAGTGGAAGGACCATATCACGGTGGGCCACCCCGGGTTCTCGGGTTATGTCGGCAACTGGGTGGTGGCGATGTGGGACAAGTATGGTTGGGACTACTTTACGAAGCTGGCCAAAAACAACCCGAAGATCGGCCGGTCGATCAACGACACGGTGACCGATATCGTCAGCGGCGAACGCCTGGTTGGGGCCGGGTCGGATGGCACGTCTTTGGACAGCAAGGCGCGCGGCAACCCGATCAACATCCAGTTCCCGTCCGATGGCGCTATCCTGATCGTCTCGC encodes:
- a CDS encoding extracellular solute-binding protein, encoding MSEFTMPSDGSTTRPRFVSRRAVLQAGLGAVGAALLAAGAADSPAEAAPGPTDEAGLYAEAKREGKVVWWTAHYQLDAAEAVRDAFVARYPGIEFQFIRQTAQVVFQRLTQDLKASVHEVDVFASTDEAHYLVLKKQGVLAAYTPLGINNLPKTFQNVDPDGTYHVGALGFVLINYHTKLTTPPQKWTDLLDPKWKDHITVGHPGFSGYVGNWVVAMWDKYGWDYFTKLAKNNPKIGRSINDTVTDIVSGERLVGAGSDGTSLDSKARGNPINIQFPSDGAILIVSPVAIMKDAPHPNAARLLESFYYTKEYSTAMTKTLNYSLRSDVPPPSGVSIDRVKWYRNKAERLEKGVPEAIAKWRQTFGV